The region CTCAATTGCTTTACAACTCGAAATGAGATATTTTGGTCAAACAAGAGTCGCATCAGGCAGCCATCAACAGAGTGCCATTATCGCGGTCAGCAGCGAACAGCAAAGCCGCCTGGATATCTTCACGGGTTAACTCCGGAAAATCGTCAATGATTTCCTCGATGCTTGTTCCCGCACCCAGCCAGCCCAAGATATCACCAACCGTAATTCGCATTCCCCGTATGCAAGGCTTTCCGCCCCGCTTTCCGGGTTCTATCGTGATAATGTTGCTGTACTTCTTCTGATACTGCATGATCTTGCTCTTCGTGTTTACATGACTAAGTTAGCAAATCAAACTTAAATCTCCACCCACGCCTGTTTGCGGTTGCTTTCCAGGATTTTTTCGCAGATGAGCAGCTCGCGGTAACCGTCGGCAAAGGTTGGGTACGTCGGATTTTCGGGTTGTTTCCCCGCTTCAATAGCCGCATACACCTCTTTGAACAACTGCTTCGACGTGTCGGGGAAACCTTCGTTGTGACCGCCAGGAAAACTGATCACCGACCGCGCTTCGGGGTGAGCCAGCGATGGGTCGCGCATCAATGCTTCATTGGCACCGTCGCGGTTACCGATCCACATTTCGTTGGGTGCTTCGGAGTTCCAGGCAAACGTTTTCTTCGAACCGGCAAT is a window of Spirosoma linguale DSM 74 DNA encoding:
- a CDS encoding protein of unknown function DUF433 (PFAM: protein of unknown function DUF433~KEGG: lch:Lcho_4191 hypothetical protein) — its product is MQYQKKYSNIITIEPGKRGGKPCIRGMRITVGDILGWLGAGTSIEEIIDDFPELTREDIQAALLFAADRDNGTLLMAA